A section of the Malus sylvestris chromosome 17, drMalSylv7.2, whole genome shotgun sequence genome encodes:
- the LOC126611597 gene encoding zinc finger BED domain-containing protein DAYSLEEPER-like yields MNTPLTPTDTNGIPSSETQPNKRRRKKSIVWEHFTIETIGVGNTRACCKQCKKYFAYITGSKLAGTSHLKRHIALGICPVSRQKNQMTPFTPSSKTGATDAPKRRPRANSGHAKISFDQERCNHEIAMMIIMHEYPLHIVEQQGFISFVRTLQPQFNMVSLKAVQDDCVAIYHREKQNLLNLISGIPGRVSLTVDLWTSNQNLGYVFLRGHFIDGDWNSYRQILNVVMVPSTDSGDTFSQAILTCLSDWHLEGRLFTITLDQSLSNETIIGNLKGLLSVKNPHMLSSQLLIRNCYARVLSRLAQDALRALSGTITKVRESVKYVKTSESREEKFVQLKQQLQVPSSKNISVDNLTKWDTTYHMLVAACELREVFACLDTYDPDYNINISLEEWKQVETLCTYLMYFFDAANIVTAPTYPSANAFFPKVSEIQKALMHAAMSDDPFVSYLIRPLYEKFDKYWENCCLVLAIAVIMDPRFKMKHVESTFSEIYGENAETWIRIVDGGIHDLFLEYMMQMLTLPEIPIEEGNDGIMKTELPEIPSQEILLSSADGLQDFDFFMPDITGGQQMKSELDQYLEEEEFLLVDGVEDFDVLGWWRLNRHKYPTLSRMASDILSIPVSTVAPDSVFDTEIKRMDSYRTSLGTATLEALICAKDWIQYGPLPQPPALQESNSAVKMEF; encoded by the coding sequence ATGAATACTCCTCTGACCCCAACTGATACTAATGGCATACCTAGTTCAGAAACCCAGCCAAACAAGCGCAGAAGAAAGAAGTCTATTGTCTGGGAGCACTTCACAATTGAAACTATTGGGGTTGGAAATACTAGGGCTTGCTGTAAGCAGTGCAAGAAATATTTTGCTTACATCACTGGTTCAAAGCTGGCAGGCACAAGCCATCTAAAACGACATATTGCCCTGGGTATCTGCCCAGTAAGTCGTCAAAAAAATCAGATGACTCCCTTTACGCCAAGCTCCAAGACTGGTGCTACTGATGCACCAAAACGACGCCCCAGAGCAAATTCTGGCCATGCGAaaatttcttttgatcaggAACGCTGCAACCATGAGATTGCTATGATGATAATTATGCATGAGTATCCACTTCACATTGTGGAACAACAAGGATTCATTAGTTTTGTTCGAACACTGCAACCTCAGTTCAATATGGTAAGCTTGAAGGCTGTTCAAGATGATTGTGTGGCTATTTACCATAGAGAAAAGCAGAATCTTCTGAATCTTATCAGTGGAATTCCTGGACGAGTCAGCCTTACAGTGGACTTGTGGACTTCAAATCAGAACCTGGGCTATGTTTTCTTGAGAGGACACTTCATTGATGGTGACTGGAATTCATATCGTCAAATCCTTAATGTTGTAATGGTACCGTCTACTGATTCAGGTGACACTTTTAGTCAAGCTATTTTGACCTGCTTGTCCGATTGGCATCTGGAAGGTCGGCTGTTTACCATCACACTTGACCAATCCCTATCGAATGAAACCATAATTGGAAATCTTAAAGGGCTTCTTTCAGTCAAGAACCCACACATGCTCAGCAGTCAGTTACTGATACGAAATTGCTATGCTCGTGTTCTGAGTCGTCTTGCACAAGATGCACTGAGGGCATTGAGTGGGACAATCACGAAAGTTCGTGAAAGCGTTAAGTATGTGAAAACTTCAGAATCCCGTGAAGAAAAGTTTGTTCAGCTGAAGCAACAACTTCAAGTTCCTAGCTCAAAGAACATTTCAGTTGACAACTTAACTAAGTGGGACACAACTTATCATATGCTGGTTGCGGCTTGTGAATTGAGGGAAGTATTTGCTTGCTTGGATACATATGATCCTGATTATAACATAAACATATCGTTGGAAGAATGGAAGCAGGTAGAAACTCTATGTACatacttaatgtattttttCGATGCAGCCAACATTGTAACTGCCCCAACATACCCTTCTGCAAATGCATTCTTTCCAAAAGTATCAGAAATTCAGAAGGCATTGATGCATGCGGCCATGAGTGATGATCCCTTTGTCAGCTACTTGATCAGACCTCTGTATGAAAAGTTTGACAAGTATTGGGAAAACTGCTGCCTTGTTTTAGCTATTGCTGTTATTATGGATCCGAGGTTCAAAATGAAACATGTAGAGTCAACCTTCTCTGAAATATATGGTGAGAATGCCGAAACATGGATTAGGATTGTTGACGGTGGTATTCATGATCTCTTCCTTGAATACATGATGCAAATGCTTACTCTACCAGAAATACCAATAGAAGAAGGGAACGACGGCATCATGAAAACAGAGCTACCGGAAATACCATCTCAGGAGATTCTACTCTCTTCTGCAGATGGGCTGCAAGATTTTGATTTCTTTATGCCTGATATCACAGGCGGCCAGCAAATGAAGTCAGAACTAGATCAGTATCTGGAAGAGGAAGAATTTCTTTTGGTCGATGGGGTGGAAGACTTTGATGTTCTGGGTTGGTGGAGACTTAACAGACACAAGTACCCAACTCTCTCCAGGATGGCTTCTGATATCTTGTCAATACCCGTGTCTACTGTTGCCCCAGACTCTGTGTTTGACACCGAAATAAAAAGAATGGACAGTTACCGGACTTCATTGGGTACAGCAACTCTTGAGGCCCTTATCTGCGCCAAGGATTGGATTCAGTATGGACCGTTACCGCAACCACCAGCACTTCAAGAGTCTAATTCTGCTGTCAAAATGGAATTCTAG
- the LOC126611595 gene encoding putative pentatricopeptide repeat-containing protein At3g15930 — translation MMFFLASRTHWIFSSLSLSVYDSTNFMKRIAMASATPTHLPTYTQLQSFRNPAPIALFENCNSMYYIKQIHAQAVKTGLTSHPIARNRIIVFCCTDEFGDVNYARQVFDAISEPGVFLWNTMIRGYSRIRCPQDGVSLYLAMQRMSIKPDCYTFPFLLKGFTREIALECGKELHPHVLKYGLDTNVFVQNALVHMYSVCGLIDMARGVFDMIHMKDVATWNVMISGYNRIKKFDESLKLFSDMEKTGALPTSVTLVSVISACSKLKNLDAGKQVHKYVKDCLIKPDLVLGNALVDMYVACGEMHVALEIFEKMKTKDVISWTTIVKGFASSGQVDLARSYFDEMPERDYISWTAIMDGYLWVNRFKEALELFRQMQTSNVKPDEYTMVSILTACAHLGALELGEWIKTYIDKNKIKNDVFVRNALIDMYFKCGNVEKALRVFSAMLQRDKFTWTAVIVGLAVNGHGKEALDVFSRMLESSITPDKITFIGVLSACTHSGMVAEGRNFFDSMITQHGIQPEVSHYGCMVDLLGRSGNLNEAFEVIQNMPMKPNAVVWGALLGACRMHRDAELAEIAAKQTLELEPDNSSVYVLLCNIYAACSKWDNLRDVRQLMMDRGIKKTPGCSSIEVNGNVHEFVAGDRSHPQSEKIYSKLDKTIEDLKVVGYSPDTSEVFLDVGEEDKESAVCRHSEKLAMAFGLLSLGDGATIRIMKNLRICVDCHSMAKLVSRVYDREVIVRDGTRFHHFRHGSCSCKDYW, via the coding sequence ATGATGTTCTTTCTTGCTTCCAGAACTCACTGGATCTTCTCATCTCTAAGCTTGTCAGTCTATGACTCTACGAACTTCATGAAAAGGATCGCTATGGCATCTGCAACTCCAACCCACTTGCCAACATATACCCAGCTtcagtctttcagaaacccagCACCAATTGCTCTATTTGAAAACTGCAATTCCATGTACTACATCAAGCAAATACATGCCCAAGCAGTGAAAACAGGCCTCACATCGCACCCGATCGCGCGTAACAGAATCATCGTCTTTTGTTGTACTGATGAATTTGGTGATGTGAACTATGCCCGTCAAGTGTTCGACGCAATTTCTGAACCAGGTGTGTTTCTTTGGAACACCATGATCAGAGGCTATAGTCGGATACGATGCCCTCAAGACGGGGTTTCTTTGTATTTAGCAATGCAGAGGATGAGTATCAAGCCCGACTGTTATACGTTTCCGTTCTTGTTGAAGGGATTCACGCGTGAAATTGCGCTGGAATGTGGCAAAGAGTTGCACCCTCATGTGTTGAAGTATGGACTTgatactaatgtttttgttcaaaaTGCTTTGGTGCATATGTATTCTGTTTGTGGCCTAATTGATATGGCACGTGGGGTTTTTGATATGATTCACATGAAGGATGTTGCAACTTGGAATGTAATGATTTCTGGGTACAATCGaatcaagaagtttgatgaATCCTTGAAGCTTTTTAGTGACATGGAGAAAACAGGAGCGTTGCCCACTTCAGTTACACTTGTCTCGGTGATATCAGCGTGCTCCAAATTGAAGAATTTAGATGCCGGGAAGCAGGTTCATAAATACGTCAAGGATTGCCTGATCAAACCTGATTTAGTGTTGGGAAATGCTTTGGTTGACATGTATGTAGCTTGTGGGGAAATGCACGTTGCACTTGAGATTTTCGAAAAGATGAAAACAAAGGATGTAATTTCTTGGACTACCATTGTTAAGGGGTTTGCCAGTTCTGGACAAGTTGATCTAGCTCGGAGCTACTTCGATGAGATGCCTGAAAGAGACTACATTTCATGGACTGCAATAATGGATGGGTACCTCTGGGTGAACCGGTTCAAAGAGGCACTGGAACTTTTCCGCCAGATGCAAACTTCGAATGTAAAGCCAGATGAGTACACTATGGTAAGCATTCTAACAGCCTGTGCACATCTAGGAGCACTTGAACTCGGAGAATGGATAAAAACTTACATTGACAAGAACAAGATCAAGAATGATGTATTCGTTCGAAATGCTTTAATAGACATGTATTTCAAGTGTGGAAATGTTGAGAAAGCCTTGAGGGTCTTTAGTGCAATGCTTCAAAGGGACAAATTTACATGGACGGCTGTGATTGTTGGCCTTGCTGTTAACGGACATGGTAAGGAAGCTCTTGACGTGTTCTCTCGAATGCTAGAATCTTCGATAACTCCCGACAAGATAACTTTCATCGGTGTTCTTTCTGCGTGTACTCACTCTGGAATGGTGGCTGAAGGAAGGAACTTTTTCGATAGTATGATCACCCAACATGGAATCCAGCCTGAAGTTTCACATTACGGGTGCATGGTGGATCTTCTTGGTCGATCAGGGAATCTAAACGAAGCTTTTGAGGTTATACAGAACATGCCAATGAAACCAAATGCAGTTGTATGGGGAGCTCTGCTTGGCGCTTGTAGAATGCACAGAGATGCAGAACTGGCTGAAATTGCAGCTAAACAGACGCTCGAGCTGGAGCCCGACAACAGTTCCGTTTATGTTCTCTTGTGCAATATATATGCAGCTTGCAGTAAATGGGACAATTTGCGCGACGTAAGGCAACTGATGATGGACAGGGGAATCAAGAAGACGCCTGGTTGCAGCTCGATAGAGGTGAATGGTAATGTTCATGAGTTTGTTGCCGGGGACCGGTCACACCCTCAATCCGAAAAAATCTATTCCAAGTTGGATAAGACGATTGAAGACTTGAAAGTTGTCGGGTATTCCCCGGATACATCGGAGGTTTTCCTTGATGTGGGGGAGGAGGATAAAGAGAGTGCAGTTTGCAGGCATAGTGAGAAGTTAGCAATGGCATTTGGGCTGCTTAGTTTGGGAGATGGGGCGACAATTAGAATCATGAAGAACCTTAGAATCTGTGTGGATTGTCACAGCATGGCAAAGTTGGTCTCCAGAGTTTATGATAGAGAAGTGATTGTTAGGGATGGAACTCGGTTCCACCATTTTAGACACGGTTCGTGTTCGTGTAAAGATTATTGGTGA
- the LOC126611598 gene encoding uncharacterized protein LOC126611598: MKFKAFLTENGVNLLEKRFLPALDKMGKICHLYLNRDHAIFLHNLLNGDGIQSIAQFRKEALFDDYRISSQNEDRIAFTVDISLLHRALRSSVSICTEFGNGPTANRLQIRLVKKLPPNSTQPLPFLTFETKGYKSAVIQDVPISKPLSRAQVLELQTALDAAQDLPQTLVQVPDLNQLQNFVDRMRHVGDLLNVTISKYGDLHIQISTTLITLGAEFQKLLVIGEQADAPSEDRNLTAQTRSARAILRGDAQSVQVSVKHFGKSLQCHLAKPDCAFYGIAAQGACLTVIFQFFIPGSHQIDKSISLHCRLPVLDQGSG; encoded by the coding sequence ATGAAGTTCAAGGCATTTCTTACAGAGAATGGTGTAAATCTTTTGGAAAAGAGGTTCCTACCAGCCCTAGACAAGATGGGAAAGATATGCCATCTCTACCTCAACAGAGACCATGCTATCTTCCTCCACAACCTTCTTAATGGTGATGGAATTCAATCCATTGCCCAGTTTCGCAAAGAAGCTCTTTTTGATGACTATCGCATCTCCAGCCAGAATGAGGACCGCATTGCCTTTACAGTAGACATCTCTCTTCTCCACCGTGCTCTTCGTAGCAGTGTCAGCATATGTACTGAGTTTGGAAATGGTCCGACAGCCAACCGGCTCCAGATTAGATTGGTTAAAAAACTACCTCCAAATTCTACCCAACCATTGCCTTTCCTGACTTTCGAGACCAAGGGTTATAAATCTGCGGTAATTCAGGATGTACCAATCTCAAAACCTTTGTCCAGAGCCCAGGTTCTGGAACTTCAAACTGCTCTTGATGCAGCTCAAGACTTGCCTCAGACTCTGGTTCAGGTTCCCGATCTGAATCAGTTGCAAAATTTTGTTGATCGGATGAGGCATGTTGGTGATTTGCTCAATGTTACCATAAGCAAGTATGGGGATTTACACATTCAGATTTCAACAACACTCATCACACTTGGTGCAGAGTTTCAGAAGCTGTTGGTCATAGGTGAGCAAGCTGATGCTCCATCTGAAGATCGAAATCTGACCGCTCAGACTCGGTCGGCAAGGGCTATTTTAAGGGGTGATGCTCAATCTGTGCAAGTGAGTGTCAAGCATTTTGGTAAGAGCCTTCAGTGCCACTTGGCTAAACCGGACTGCGCTTTCTATGGGATTGCCGCACAAGGTGCTTGCTTGACAGTGATCTTCCAATTTTTCATTCCTGGTTCTCATCAAATCGATAAGTCCATCAGTCTACACTGCAGACTTCCTGTACTTGACCAAGGATCGGGTTAA
- the LOC126611923 gene encoding uncharacterized protein LOC126611923: protein MEVAALDSEQVPDGECNEIVTDGDGVLTESDVQNGVIEGRKEFVAPAVGMEFESYDDAYNYYNCYAKEVGFRVRVKNSWFKRNSREKYGAVLCCSSQGFKRIKDVNRLRKETRTGCPAMLRMRLVDSKRWRILEVTLEHNHLLGAKMYKSINKMGSGTKRKSQSSSDAEKRTIKLYRALVIDSGGNGTSNSNIADIRTFSDHPDQLNLKKGDTQAIYNYLCRMQLTNPNFFYLMDFNDDGLLRNVFWIDARCRAACGYFGDVIYFDNTYLSNKYDIPLVAFVGINHHGQAVLLGCALLAGETTESYTWLFKAWLTCVSGHSPQTIITDRCKALQSAIAEVFPRSHHRFGLSHIMKKVPEKLGGLRNYDAIRKALTKAVYETLKVIEFEAAWRFMIQRFGVGDHEWLRSLYEERFWWAPVYLKETFFAGMVAARPGEALSPFFDRYVHKQTPLKEFLDKYELALQKKHKDEALADIESRSSSPTLKTRCSFELQLSKVYTREIFEKFQFEVEEMYSCLSTTQLHVDGPIIIFLVKERVVVEGNRREIRDYEVLYNRTAGEVRCICSCFNFYGYLCRHALCVLNYNGVEEIPSKYILSRWKKDYKRLYIPDQGSSNVDATDRVQWFNQLYRSALHIVEEGVISLDHYKVALQAFEESLDRVHVVEDKHEFRNNRSLEDEDLKKLNKFSWEVGTESRFDLCLVSEKMKENLEMGCCPFRFVNFQSEKKIWVAEKYPAEAELARINRNYLCFFVRVRYQLVSWFRIGWKMDEVSLNTEPAGQDDADEFEIEGDCAMTDFISQTGIIQGENPLPPVVGMEFDSYEDVYYFYNCYAKQQGFGVRVSNTWYRKSKERYRGKLSCSSAGFKKKSEANRPRPETRTGCPAMIKFRLMDSNRWRVIEIELEHNHLISPASVKFYKSHKAIGVGTKRALQMDTSEDVQKIRLFRTVIVDSEGNGSMDGDEGESGNRVDYSSQLKLKEGDAQAVQNHFSRLQLVDPNFFYVVDLNEKGCLRNLFWADARTRVAYGYFNDVVSIDTKCVENKFEVPLVSFIGVNHHGQSVLLGCGLIASETVESYTWLFRAWLTCMMGRPPQAIITRQCGTLQTAISDVFPRASHCLCLSHIMQKVPEIFGGLFAYEAVKESLSRAVYYSLRVEEFEAAWEDMVQRHGIRDHNWLQALYEDRKRWVPVYLKDIFLAGMFPVQPSEVVSSFFEEFLDRDTPLKEFLDKYDRALQTHHHLEALADLDSRNSSYTLESRCYFELQLSKLYTNDILRKFEKEVEGMYSCFSTSQLNADGPVITYLVKEQTESDGNRRETRDYEVLYNQSEMEVLCICGMFNLRGYLCRHALSVLNQNGVEEIPAQCVLSRWRKDIKRSYIFDHSCSGIDINNPVHRYDHLYKCIVQVMEEGRKSEDRYKLALGALDEILKKLCLTEDPAL, encoded by the exons ATGGAAGTAGCCGCTCTTGACAGTGAGCAAGTACCGGATGGTGAGTGCAATGAGATCGTAACTGATGGAGATGGTGTTTTGACTGAATCAGATGTTCAAAATGGTGTCATTGAAGGAAGAAAGGAATTTGTTGCACCTGCAGTGGGAATGGAGTTTGAGTCTTATGATGATGCTTATAATTATTACAACTGCTATGCTAAGGAAGTGGGATTTCGTGTTAGAGTGAAGAATTCATGGTTTAAGAGGAACAGCAGAGAGAAGTATGGTGCCGTGCTTTGTTGCAGCAGCCAGGGTTTCAAAAGAATTAAAGATGTGAACCGTTTGAGAAAGGAAACGAGAACTGGATGTCCTGCAATGTTAAGGATGAGATTAGTGGACTCCAAAAGGTGGAGGATACTTGAAGTTACACTTGAGCATAACCATTTGCTGGGTGCTAAAATGTACAAATCGATTAACAAGATGGGAAGTGGAACTAAAAGGAAGTCACAGTCAAGTTCAGATGCAGAAAAACGAACAATTAAGTTGTACCGAGCACTTGTAATAGATTCAGGGGGCAATGGGACCTCAAATTCGAATATAGCAGATATCAGGACCTTTTCTGATCATCCGGATCAGTTGAACCTTAAAAAAGGTGATACACAAGCAATCTATAATTACCTTTGCCGAATGCAGTTGACCAATCCTAACTTCTTTTACTTGATGGATTTTAATGATGACGGGCTGCTAAGGAATGTGTTCTGGATTGACGCTAGGTGCAGGGCAGCATGTGGTTATTTTGGTGATGTGATATACTTTGACAACACATATTTGTCAAACAAGTATGACATCCCACTTGTGGCGTTTGTAGGGATCAATCACCATGGCCAGGCAGTATTGCTTGGTTGTGCTCTACTTGCTGGGGAGACAACGGAATCTTATACTTGGTTGTTCAAAGCTTGGCTTACATGTGTATCAGGACATTCTCCACAAACCATTATTACTGACAGGTGCAAGGCTTTGCAGAGTGCAATTGCAGAAGTATTTCCAAGATCTCATCATCGTTTTGGTTTATCACACATCATGAAGAAAGTTCCAGAAAAACTGGGAGGGTTGCGCAACTATGATGCCATCAGGAAGGCATTGACTAAAGCAGTTTATGAAACTCTGAAGGTGATCGAATTCGAAGCAGCCTGGAGGTTCATGATTCAGCGTTTTGGAGTCGGTGATCATGAGTGGCTTCGATCTTTATATGAAGAACGGTTTTGGTGGGCTCCTGTTTATTTGAAAGAGACATTTTTTGCTGGAATGGTGGCTGCACGTCCGGGTGAAGCCTTAAGTCCATTTTTTGACAGATATGTACACAAACAAACTCCACTGAAAGAATTTCTTGATAAGTATGAACTGGCTCTCCAAAAGAAGCATAAGGACGAGGCTCTTGCAGATATCGAGTCAAGAAGCTCGAGTCCCACATTGAAAACAAGATGTTCCTTTGAGTTACAGCTTTCAAAAGTTTACACTAGAGAAATATTCGAGAAGTTCCAATTTGAAGTGGAGGAGATGTATTCTTGTCTTAGCACTACACAGTTACATGTTGATGGGCCAATCATAATATTCTTGGTCAAGGAGCGTGTTGTCGTCGAGGGAAATAGGCGAGAGATAAGAGATTATGAAGTCCTGTACAACAGAACAGCAGGTGAGGTTCGTTGCATTTGCAGCTGCTTTAACTTTTACGGGTATTTATGTCGGCATGCATTGTGTGTGCTTAATTATAACGGGGTAGAGGAGATCCCTTCGAAGTACATTTTGTCGCGATGGAAGAAGGATTACAAGCGTTTATATATTCCAGATCAAGGGTCCAGTAATGTTGACGCCACCGACCGCGTGCAATGGTTCAATCAGTTGTATAGAAGTGCCTTGCACATTGTAGAGGAAGGTGTGATTTCTCTTGACCATTACAAAGTAGCATTGCAAGCATTCGAAGAGTCGTTGGATCGGGTTCATGTCGTAGAAGACAAGCATGA GTTCAGAAACAATCGCAGTTTAGAAgatgaagatttgaagaagcTGAACAAGTTCTCGTGGGAGGTGGGCACTGAATCCAG ATTTGATCTTTGTTTGGTTTCtgagaaaatgaaggaaaatcTAGAAATGGGTTGCTGCCCTTTTCGTTTTGTAAACTttcaaagtgaaaagaaaatatgGGTTGCTGAAAAATACCCAGCTGAAGCTGAATTG GCTAGGATTAATAGAAATTATTTATGCTTTTTTGTTAGGGTTCGGTATCAGTTGGTGTCTTGGTTTCGTATTGGTTGGAAGATGGATGAAGTTTCACTCAACACTGAGCCTGCGGGCCAGGATGATGCTGATGAATTTGAGATTGAAGGAGACTGCGCAATGACCGATTTCATCAGTCAAACCGGCATTATTCAAGGAGAGAACCCTCTCCCGCCGGTTGTTGGAATGGAATTTGATTCGTATGAGGATGTATATTACTTCTATAATTGCTATGCCAAGCAACAGGGATTCGGGGTTAGAGTCAGCAATACATGGTACAGAAAAAGCAAGGAAAGATACAGAGGAAAGCTTAGCTGCAGTAGTGCAGGTTTCAAAAAGAAGAGTGAAGCTAATCGCCCGAGGCCAGAAACTAGGACCGGTTGTCCAGCAATGATAAAGTTTAGGTTAATGGACTCCAACAGGTGGAGAGTTATTGAAATTGAGCTTGAGCATAACCACTTGATCAGTCCAGCCAgtgtaaaattttataaatcccACAAGGCCATAGGCGTTGGAACCAAAAGAGCGTTGCAGATGGATACTTCTGAAGATGTACAAAAGATCAGGTTGTTTCGAACAGTGATCGTTGATTCTGAGGGTAATGGAAGCATGGATGGTGATGAAGGAGAATCTGGGAATAGAGTTGATTACTCCAGTCAGTTAAAGCTAAAAGAAGGAGATGCCCAAGCCGTTCAGAATCACTTTTCTCGGTTGCAATTAGTGGATCCAAACTTCTTTTACGTGGTGGATCTGAATGAGAAGGGATGCTTGAGAAATTTGTTTTGGGCTGACGCGAGGACTAGGGTTGCTTACGGTTATTTTAATGATGTGGTTTCCATTGACACGAAATGCGTGGAAAACAAATTTGAAGTCCCGCTGGTATCATTTATTGGAGTAAATCATCATGGGCAATCGGTGCTGTTAGGTTGCGGTTTAATTGCAAGTGAGACAGTTGAATCCTATACATGGTTGTTTAGAGCTTGGCTTACATGCATGATGGGACGCCCGCCGCAAGCCATCATTACTAGACAGTGCGGAACATTGCAAACTGCCATTTCTGATGTTTTCCCTAGAGCTTCTCATTGCCTTTGCTTATCACATATAATGCAAAAGGTTCCAGAAATTTTCGGAGGATTGTTCGCGTATGAAGCAGTTAAAGAATCTTTGAGTAGAGCTGTTTACTACTCTCTGAGGGTGGAAGAATTTGAAGCAGCTTGGGAGGATATGGTCCAGCGCCACGGAATTAGAGATCATAACTGGCTTCAAGCGTTATATGAAGATCGGAAGCGGTGGGTTCCGGTATATTTGAAGGATATATTTCTGGCGGGGATGTTCCCGGTCCAACCAAGTGAGGTTGTCTcttcattctttgaggaatttctGGATAGAGATACTCCTTTGAAGGAGTTTCTGGATAAGTATGATCGAGCTCTGCAAACGCATCATCACCTGGAAGCCTTGGCAGATTTGGATTCAAGAAACTCGAGCTATACGTTGGAATCGAGATGCTATTTTGAGCTGCAACTCTCAAAATTGTACACTAATGACATTCTAAGGAAGTTTGAAAAGGAGGTGGAAGGAATGTACTCTTGTTTTAGCACTAGTCAACTAAATGCTGACGGGCCAGTCATAACATACCTAGTGAAGGAACAAACTGAAAGTGATGGAAATCGGAGGGAGACTAGGGACTATGAAGTTTTGTATAATCAATCTGAGATGGAGGTCCTTTGTATCTGTGGCATGTTCAACTTGCGAGGATACTTATGCAGACACGCACTGTCGGTCCTAAACCAAAACGGAGTGGAGGAAATTCCAGCTCAGTGCGTTCTTTCGCGATGGAGAAAGGACATCAAACGGAGTTACATTTTCGATCATAGCTGCAGCGGCATTGATATTAATAATCCAGTTCACAGGTATGACCATCTGTATAAATGCATAGTGCAAGTCATGGAAGAAGGGAGGAAATCAGAAGACCGTTACAAGCTCGCACTAGGGGCGTTGGATGAGATATTGAAAAAGCTTTGTCTTACAGAGGATCCTGCCCTGTGA